A genomic segment from Microcella flavibacter encodes:
- the rimI gene encoding ribosomal protein S18-alanine N-acetyltransferase: MTAAEAGRGAGIRLRDAEFADLDAIMALETATFPTDAWSRDLMAAELASPHTAYLVVESGDEVVAYAGLSAPAGSEQADIQTIAVDGTHRRLGIGTVLVEQLLGAARSRGAAEVFLEVRADNPGAEALYARHGFARIAVRPRYYQPDGVDAIVMRKMLKDA, from the coding sequence GTGACCGCGGCCGAGGCGGGGCGCGGGGCGGGCATCCGGCTGCGCGATGCCGAGTTCGCCGATCTCGACGCGATCATGGCCCTCGAGACCGCGACCTTCCCGACCGACGCCTGGAGCCGCGACCTGATGGCCGCCGAGCTGGCGAGCCCGCACACCGCCTACCTCGTGGTCGAGTCGGGCGACGAGGTCGTCGCCTACGCGGGGCTGAGCGCGCCCGCGGGGTCGGAGCAGGCCGACATCCAGACCATCGCCGTCGACGGCACGCATCGCCGGCTCGGCATCGGCACGGTGCTCGTCGAGCAGCTGCTCGGGGCGGCCCGGTCGCGCGGCGCCGCCGAGGTGTTCCTCGAGGTGCGCGCCGACAACCCGGGGGCCGAGGCGCTGTACGCGCGGCACGGCTTCGCGCGCATCGCCGTGCGGCCGCGGTACTACCAGCCCGACGGGGTCGATGCGATCGTCATGCGGAAGATGCTCAAGGATGCGTGA
- the tsaB gene encoding tRNA (adenosine(37)-N6)-threonylcarbamoyltransferase complex dimerization subunit type 1 TsaB, producing the protein MLLAIDTSAGTAVAIVDDDGRMLASRSTPDTRRHAEVIGPFLAEVLAEAGSAPLTGVVAGIGPGPFTGLRVGIAAARAVALARGVPLHAVPSHDAVALDRVVGGVAAGRFAVVTDARRREVAVTVYTAQLPVPVVLEPPHLIARAAFAPAHDVPAYEVAEIPAVELARVAQARLAAGIPLPEPAPLYLRAPDVTLSSPKRVTG; encoded by the coding sequence GATCGTCGACGACGACGGCCGGATGCTCGCCTCCCGCTCCACCCCTGACACGCGCCGGCACGCCGAGGTCATCGGGCCGTTCCTCGCCGAGGTGCTCGCCGAGGCCGGCTCCGCACCGCTCACGGGCGTCGTCGCCGGCATCGGCCCGGGCCCGTTCACCGGCCTGCGGGTCGGGATCGCCGCCGCCCGCGCCGTGGCGCTCGCCCGCGGCGTGCCCCTGCACGCGGTGCCGAGCCACGACGCGGTCGCCCTCGACCGCGTCGTCGGCGGCGTCGCGGCCGGCCGGTTCGCCGTCGTCACCGACGCCCGCCGCCGCGAGGTCGCCGTCACCGTCTACACGGCGCAGCTGCCCGTGCCCGTCGTGCTCGAGCCGCCGCACCTCATCGCCCGCGCGGCCTTCGCGCCCGCGCACGACGTACCCGCCTACGAGGTCGCCGAGATCCCCGCCGTCGAGCTCGCGCGGGTGGCGCAGGCGCGGCTCGCCGCCGGCATCCCGCTGCCCGAACCGGCGCCGCTGTACCTGCGCGCCCCCGACGTGACCCTGTCGAGCCCGAAGCGGGTGACCGGGTGA